The following proteins are co-located in the Blattabacterium sp. (Blatta orientalis) str. Tarazona genome:
- a CDS encoding anthranilate synthase component I family protein, whose product MFKFSFRTIQKKILADSTTPIELYLKLRDRFPKTLLLETSDYSIKNRYSSILCINPVSELILDKNVVRISYPNCVHKHIFINDRLDLPILIDDFFQKFQSENTSISYSGFYGYISYDSIQYFENIQFHVPIKESYNLPQIRFGFYGNLIIFHPFYNEMYLIEHKFPNVENLSIDQLIELVKRKNFSVFYFKSIGSRSSNVTDQEYQKMVDRGIKACLRGDVFQIVLSRQFQQKFKGDEFNVYRSLRFINPSPYLFYFDYGNYKLFGCSPESQLIIHNQIAYINPIAGTIRRSGDENTDKKLSEDLSKNPKENAEHVMLVDLARNDLSRNSSNVRVEYFKEIQEFSHVLHMVSKVSGKLEKNISIIKVFGDSFPAGTLSGAPKYKAMELIDQIENQHRGVYGGAIGFFGLDNNYINTAIVIRSFVSKNNILFFQAGAGIVSDSKEEKELEEVNNKLMALFKAIELAQNI is encoded by the coding sequence ATGTTCAAATTTAGTTTTAGAACTATTCAGAAAAAAATTTTGGCTGATAGTACTACACCAATAGAATTATATTTAAAACTAAGAGATCGTTTTCCGAAAACTTTATTATTAGAAACTTCCGATTATTCTATTAAAAATAGATATTCTTCCATTCTTTGTATTAATCCAGTTTCTGAATTGATTTTAGATAAAAATGTAGTACGTATATCGTATCCAAATTGTGTTCATAAACATATTTTCATAAATGATAGATTGGATCTTCCAATTTTAATTGATGATTTTTTCCAAAAATTTCAAAGTGAAAACACTTCAATTTCTTATTCTGGTTTTTATGGATATATATCTTACGATAGTATTCAATATTTTGAAAATATTCAGTTTCATGTTCCTATTAAAGAATCTTATAATTTACCACAAATCAGATTTGGATTTTATGGAAATTTAATAATATTTCATCCATTTTATAATGAAATGTATCTAATAGAACATAAATTTCCTAATGTTGAAAATCTATCTATAGATCAATTAATTGAATTAGTTAAAAGAAAAAATTTTTCGGTTTTTTATTTCAAATCTATAGGAAGTCGTTCGTCTAACGTTACAGATCAAGAATATCAAAAAATGGTAGATAGAGGAATAAAAGCTTGTTTACGTGGAGATGTGTTCCAAATTGTCCTATCCCGTCAATTTCAACAAAAATTTAAAGGAGATGAGTTTAATGTGTATCGTTCTTTACGATTTATTAATCCTTCTCCATATTTATTTTATTTTGATTATGGAAACTATAAGTTATTTGGTTGTTCTCCAGAATCTCAATTGATTATTCATAATCAAATTGCCTACATAAATCCGATAGCAGGGACGATAAGAAGATCAGGGGATGAAAATACAGATAAAAAATTATCTGAAGATCTTTCTAAGAATCCTAAAGAAAATGCAGAACATGTCATGTTAGTTGATTTAGCAAGAAATGATTTAAGTAGAAATTCCTCCAATGTAAGAGTAGAATATTTTAAGGAAATACAAGAATTTTCACATGTATTACATATGGTCTCCAAAGTATCTGGAAAATTGGAAAAAAATATATCCATTATAAAAGTATTTGGAGATTCTTTTCCTGCAGGAACACTTTCTGGAGCACCTAAATACAAAGCTATGGAATTGATTGATCAAATAGAAAATCAACATAGAGGAGTATATGGTGGAGCCATTGGATTTTTTGGATTAGATAATAATTATATTAATACAGCTATTGTTATTCGTTCTTTTGTCAGTAAAAACAATATTCTTTTTTTTCAGGCTGGAGCAGGCATAGTTTCCGATTCTAAAGAAGAAAAAGAGTTGGAAGAAGTGAATAATAAACTTATGGCCTTATTTAAGGCTATAGAATTAGCTCAAAATATATGA
- a CDS encoding aminodeoxychorismate/anthranilate synthase component II, translating to MRSKILILDNYDSFTYNLVHAVKKLTKNPVKVSRNNEIKLSDIEKYRKIILSPGPGIPDEAHILKPLVKKYASTKSIFGVCLGQQAIGEVFGATLLNTKEVYHGITSLIKIVDPQEILFQKIPREIKVGRYHSWIISPRNFPRDLKITAIGDKGEIMALRHRFYDVRGVQFHPESILTPYGEKIIDNWLNMN from the coding sequence ATGAGAAGTAAAATACTAATATTGGATAATTATGATTCTTTTACATACAATCTTGTTCACGCAGTAAAAAAACTTACAAAAAATCCTGTAAAAGTATCTAGAAACAATGAAATTAAACTTTCGGATATAGAAAAATACAGAAAAATAATTCTTTCTCCAGGGCCTGGTATTCCTGATGAGGCGCATATTTTAAAACCTTTAGTCAAAAAATATGCTTCTACTAAAAGTATTTTTGGAGTTTGTTTAGGTCAGCAAGCTATAGGAGAAGTATTTGGAGCTACTCTTCTAAATACTAAAGAAGTTTATCATGGAATAACTAGTTTAATCAAAATTGTTGATCCACAAGAAATTCTTTTTCAAAAAATTCCTAGAGAGATAAAAGTTGGACGTTATCATTCCTGGATCATCTCTCCCCGAAATTTTCCTAGAGATCTTAAGATTACAGCTATTGGAGATAAAGGAGAAATTATGGCTTTACGTCATAGATTTTATGATGTACGTGGAGTTCAATTTCATCCAGAATCTATTTTAACTCCATATGGAGAAAAAATTATAGATAATTGGTTGAATATGAATTAA
- the trpD gene encoding anthranilate phosphoribosyltransferase — MLKILNHLFLEKTLTKEEAKNILIDLLKGKINPTQVMAMAIVYNMRKPSLDEILGFQKALMELCIPVNLTDFHAIDIVGTGGDGKNTFNISTLACFIVAGAGEKVIKHGNFGFSSRTGSSNLLEELGYHFTNKEEKLRKQLEEAGFCYLHAPIFHPTLDILSSIRKELGIRTFFNLLGPLLNPGKPKNQLLGVHNLELARMYYYIYQNTENNYAIIHSLDGYDEISLTGDIKCYSPNGEEFYTVEELGKNKINPEELKGGKDTEENTRIFIRVLSGEGTVAQNEVVLINATFALSLLNKDSWEHNYDKAKYSLESGKAKNILKKLLDL, encoded by the coding sequence ATGTTAAAAATATTGAATCATCTCTTTTTAGAAAAAACTCTTACAAAAGAAGAAGCTAAAAATATTCTTATAGATCTATTAAAAGGAAAAATAAATCCTACTCAAGTCATGGCCATGGCAATAGTGTATAACATGAGAAAACCTTCTTTAGATGAAATATTAGGATTTCAGAAGGCTTTGATGGAATTATGTATTCCAGTGAATCTAACAGATTTTCATGCTATTGACATTGTTGGAACAGGTGGAGATGGAAAAAATACTTTCAATATTTCTACTCTAGCATGTTTTATTGTTGCAGGAGCAGGAGAAAAAGTAATCAAACATGGAAATTTTGGTTTTTCCTCCAGAACTGGATCTTCAAATCTTTTAGAAGAGTTAGGTTACCATTTCACGAATAAAGAAGAAAAATTAAGAAAACAATTAGAAGAAGCGGGATTTTGTTATTTACATGCTCCTATATTTCATCCGACATTAGATATCCTGTCTTCTATAAGGAAAGAACTAGGCATAAGAACTTTTTTTAATCTACTTGGACCATTATTAAATCCTGGAAAACCAAAAAATCAATTATTAGGAGTTCACAATCTAGAATTAGCCAGAATGTATTATTATATATATCAAAATACGGAGAATAATTACGCGATCATTCACAGCTTAGATGGTTATGATGAAATTTCACTTACTGGGGATATAAAATGTTATTCTCCAAATGGAGAAGAATTTTATACTGTAGAAGAATTAGGAAAAAATAAGATTAATCCTGAGGAATTAAAAGGTGGAAAAGATACGGAAGAAAATACACGGATATTTATTAGAGTATTATCTGGAGAAGGAACTGTAGCTCAAAATGAAGTTGTTTTAATCAACGCTACATTTGCCTTGAGTCTTTTAAATAAAGATAGTTGGGAACATAATTATGATAAAGCGAAATATTCTCTGGAAAGCGGAAAAGCTAAAAATATTCTCAAAAAGTTGTTAGATTTATGA